In one Stenotrophomonas maltophilia genomic region, the following are encoded:
- a CDS encoding Lrp/AsnC family transcriptional regulator, whose product MQSQLDNLDRRILEALQVDGRLQNLELARQVGLSPSACLRRVRLLEEGGYIDRYVALLNETKVGRGFTVFVRVWLRGQDEDTTNHFINSIKSLPEVLECHLMAGDCDFLLRVAVADLDAYRQFQIRHLNRIAGVQNTKTEIPMQRIKQTTRLPL is encoded by the coding sequence ATGCAATCTCAACTCGATAACCTTGATCGCCGGATTCTCGAGGCGCTGCAGGTCGATGGTCGTCTGCAGAACCTGGAGCTGGCCAGGCAGGTCGGTCTTTCGCCGTCGGCCTGCCTGCGCCGGGTCCGCCTGCTGGAGGAGGGCGGCTACATCGACCGCTACGTGGCGCTGCTGAACGAGACCAAGGTTGGACGGGGCTTCACCGTATTCGTGCGGGTCTGGCTGCGTGGGCAGGACGAGGACACCACCAACCACTTCATAAACAGCATCAAGTCCCTGCCGGAAGTGCTTGAATGTCATCTGATGGCAGGCGATTGCGATTTTCTGCTGCGGGTGGCCGTGGCCGACCTGGACGCGTATCGCCAGTTCCAGATCCGGCATCTGAACAGGATCGCCGGGGTGCAGAACACCAAGACCGAGATCCCGATGCAGCGGATCAAGCAGACCACCCGGCTGCCGCTTTGA
- a CDS encoding 4-alpha-glucanotransferase — translation MRTDISVRDAARRAGLLERWTDVAGVEREVAPDVLRAVLEGLQGDGAPVRARLLTACCGQVLVMPEATGAACWVDEQGRELPARPDAQGRWRVPDQPGYWQWRRGGRQQAVAVAPPRAWWPPRLLRGWGLSVQVYSLRARGDAGIGDSAGCAQWRELLQRHGGDALALSPLHAGLPPGLGHSPYSPSDRRWLDPLQVSLPQVLPEAADSVLRQDEALAMAIDAATAARRIDWPHSAALKWRWLRQVRHWLRQQAPAQCEQIETWCDAQGEPLLRYCQHAADGITGSADDHAFAQWLAQQGWVQVHAALRSDGASIGLIADLAVGCAPQGVEARTGGADLLQGLELGAPPDAFNPLGQAWGITSWSPLALHREGFAPFIRVLRAVMAGRGGLRIDHILGLQRLWVLPHGAGARQGVYLRYPFDDLINLLVLESWRHRCVLIGEDLGVVPPGIRQRLAARGILGIEVLPFARNGERFLPASRWRRDAVAMPSTHDLPPLAGWLRGRDLRWRARLGELEDLSAALRARARDVQALAAVCGGDGATVEDGALSLVAHAASRLALLPLEDVLGSRAQVNLPGTVSGHPNWRRRLPLAWDGAAADARLARLSNTRRRAGR, via the coding sequence ATGAGGACGGATATATCGGTTCGGGACGCCGCACGCCGGGCAGGTCTCCTGGAGCGCTGGACCGACGTGGCCGGCGTCGAGCGCGAAGTCGCGCCGGACGTGCTTCGCGCGGTGCTGGAAGGGCTGCAAGGCGATGGTGCGCCGGTGCGCGCCCGCTTGCTCACCGCCTGCTGTGGCCAGGTACTGGTGATGCCGGAGGCGACGGGGGCGGCGTGCTGGGTGGATGAACAGGGGCGCGAGCTGCCAGCACGGCCTGATGCGCAGGGGCGCTGGCGCGTTCCGGATCAACCGGGCTATTGGCAGTGGCGCCGGGGCGGGCGGCAACAGGCGGTCGCGGTGGCGCCGCCGCGAGCCTGGTGGCCACCGCGCCTGCTGCGCGGTTGGGGTCTGTCGGTGCAGGTCTACAGTCTGCGCGCCCGCGGCGATGCAGGCATCGGTGACAGCGCCGGCTGTGCGCAGTGGCGTGAGCTGCTGCAGCGGCATGGAGGCGATGCACTGGCGTTGAGTCCGCTGCACGCCGGCTTGCCACCCGGCCTGGGCCATAGCCCCTATTCGCCCAGTGACCGGCGCTGGCTCGACCCGCTGCAGGTATCTCTTCCGCAGGTGCTGCCGGAGGCTGCCGACAGCGTGCTGCGCCAGGACGAGGCACTGGCGATGGCAATTGATGCCGCCACCGCTGCACGCCGCATCGACTGGCCGCACTCGGCGGCATTGAAGTGGCGCTGGCTGCGACAGGTGCGCCACTGGCTGCGGCAGCAGGCACCGGCACAGTGCGAGCAGATCGAGACCTGGTGCGATGCGCAGGGCGAACCGCTGCTGCGCTATTGCCAGCATGCCGCCGACGGGATCACCGGGAGCGCCGACGACCATGCATTTGCGCAGTGGCTGGCGCAGCAGGGCTGGGTGCAGGTGCACGCGGCGCTGCGCAGTGATGGCGCGTCGATCGGATTGATTGCCGATCTGGCCGTGGGCTGTGCACCGCAGGGCGTCGAGGCACGCACCGGTGGCGCCGATCTGCTGCAGGGGCTTGAACTGGGTGCGCCGCCGGATGCGTTCAATCCGCTCGGCCAGGCCTGGGGCATCACCAGCTGGTCACCGTTGGCGTTGCACCGCGAGGGCTTTGCACCGTTCATCCGCGTACTGCGCGCCGTGATGGCCGGCCGCGGTGGCCTGCGCATCGACCACATCCTCGGCCTGCAGCGGCTGTGGGTGTTGCCTCACGGCGCTGGCGCCAGGCAGGGCGTGTACCTGCGCTATCCATTCGATGACCTGATCAATCTGCTGGTGCTGGAATCGTGGCGGCATCGCTGCGTGCTGATCGGTGAAGACCTGGGGGTGGTGCCGCCGGGCATCCGCCAGCGGCTGGCAGCCCGGGGCATCCTGGGCATCGAGGTGCTGCCGTTCGCCCGCAACGGCGAGCGCTTCCTGCCGGCGTCGCGGTGGCGCCGCGATGCGGTGGCCATGCCGTCCACCCACGACCTGCCGCCACTGGCCGGCTGGCTGCGCGGGCGCGACCTGCGCTGGCGTGCCCGCCTGGGTGAGCTGGAGGACCTGTCGGCGGCACTGCGCGCGCGCGCGCGGGATGTGCAGGCGCTGGCCGCGGTCTGCGGTGGTGACGGCGCGACCGTGGAGGACGGAGCGCTGTCACTGGTTGCCCACGCAGCGTCGCGGCTGGCGCTGCTGCCATTGGAAGATGTGCTGGGCAGCCGTGCGCAGGTGAACCTGCCAGGCACCGTCAGCGGGCATCCGAACTGGCGACGGCGGTTGCCGCTGGCGTGGGACGGTGCCGCCGCCGATGCGCGCCTGGCGCGCCTGAGCAACACGCGCCGCAGGGCAGGGCGATGA
- a CDS encoding DUF2934 domain-containing protein, translated as MDSRERRQRIEALAHQIWEAEGRPDDQQQRHWHMAERLVEAEIAAARGEEGSDGEP; from the coding sequence ATGGACAGCAGGGAACGACGGCAGCGGATTGAGGCTTTGGCCCACCAGATATGGGAAGCGGAAGGGCGCCCGGACGACCAGCAGCAGCGGCACTGGCACATGGCCGAGCGGCTGGTGGAGGCCGAGATTGCCGCGGCGCGCGGCGAGGAGGGCAGCGATGGCGAGCCGTAA
- the glgX gene encoding glycogen debranching protein GlgX produces MASRKWAQTSRVREGRPFPLGATWDGLGVNFALYSRHATRVELCLFDARNREVERIALPEYTNEIWHGYLPDVRPGQRYGYRVHGPYAPEEGHRFNPNKLLLDPYAKQIVGELKWAPHLFGYTLGHRDGDLSFDRRDSASYMPRCAVIDPAFSWGVERAPETAWDRTVIYEAHVRGLTMQHPDVPQAERGTFSALRHDAVVDHLSHLGVTAIELLPVHAYVDDQQLLERGLRNYWGYNTIGFFAPQPRYLSMGTVAEFKQMVARLHNAGIEVILDVVYNHTAEGNELGPTLSFKGIDNASYYRLADDRRYYINDTGTGNTFDLTNAGALRMVMDSLRYWVTEMRVDGFRFDLATILGRERHGFDASGSFLDAVRQDPILSQVKLIAEPWDIGPGGYQLGQFPPGWAEWNDRFRDTVRALWRGDGGQLPEFATRFTGSADLFEHHGRRPSASINLVTAHDGFTLHDLVSYNDRHNEANGEDNRDGHSHNLSSNHGVEGDTDDPAILSLRARQMRNLLATLLLSQGTPMLLAGDEFGHSQQGNNNAYCQDNPLSWIDWERASQPAAQAQVAFVRRALSLRRRYGLLRRNRFLRGEYDEALGLRDIDWRHPDGRSMEEADWHDPELRALLIVLDGRSPDSGLREPGRHVSLALLLNAGDQPQRFRVSDQALSFRRVLLQTDEAPLEQDGTGDWTLPPRSLCLLAASSA; encoded by the coding sequence ATGGCGAGCCGTAAGTGGGCACAGACGTCGCGCGTGCGCGAAGGCCGGCCGTTCCCGCTGGGTGCAACCTGGGACGGGCTGGGCGTGAACTTCGCGCTGTACTCGCGGCATGCCACCCGGGTCGAACTCTGCCTGTTCGACGCGCGCAACCGCGAGGTCGAACGCATCGCGCTGCCCGAGTACACCAATGAGATCTGGCACGGCTATCTGCCCGATGTAAGGCCCGGGCAGCGCTACGGCTACCGGGTGCACGGTCCGTATGCGCCGGAGGAAGGGCATCGCTTCAATCCCAACAAGCTGTTGCTGGACCCTTACGCCAAGCAGATCGTCGGCGAGCTGAAGTGGGCGCCCCACCTGTTCGGCTACACCCTGGGCCATCGCGATGGCGATCTCAGTTTCGACCGCCGCGACAGCGCCAGCTACATGCCACGCTGCGCCGTGATCGATCCGGCCTTCAGCTGGGGTGTCGAGCGTGCACCCGAAACGGCCTGGGACAGGACCGTGATCTACGAAGCGCACGTACGCGGCTTGACCATGCAGCATCCTGATGTCCCGCAGGCCGAGCGCGGCACCTTCTCTGCACTGCGGCATGATGCGGTGGTGGACCACCTGAGCCATCTGGGTGTGACCGCCATCGAGCTGCTGCCCGTGCACGCGTACGTGGACGACCAGCAGCTGCTCGAGCGTGGGCTGCGCAACTACTGGGGGTACAACACCATCGGCTTCTTCGCCCCGCAGCCGCGTTACCTGTCGATGGGCACCGTGGCCGAGTTCAAACAGATGGTCGCGCGGCTGCACAATGCCGGCATCGAAGTGATCCTGGACGTGGTCTACAACCACACCGCCGAGGGCAACGAGCTGGGCCCCACGCTGTCGTTCAAGGGCATCGACAATGCCAGCTACTACCGATTGGCCGATGATCGCCGCTATTACATCAACGATACCGGCACCGGCAACACGTTCGACCTGACCAATGCCGGTGCGCTGCGCATGGTGATGGACTCGCTGCGCTACTGGGTGACCGAGATGCGGGTAGACGGTTTCCGCTTCGACCTGGCGACCATTCTTGGCCGTGAGCGCCATGGCTTCGACGCCTCGGGCAGCTTCCTCGATGCCGTACGCCAGGACCCGATCCTGAGCCAGGTGAAGCTGATCGCCGAGCCCTGGGACATCGGCCCGGGCGGCTACCAGCTGGGCCAGTTCCCGCCGGGTTGGGCGGAATGGAACGACCGCTTCCGCGATACAGTGCGCGCGCTGTGGCGTGGCGATGGCGGGCAGCTGCCGGAGTTCGCCACCCGTTTCACCGGCTCGGCCGACCTGTTCGAACACCACGGCAGGCGGCCGTCGGCCAGCATCAACCTGGTAACGGCACACGACGGGTTCACCCTGCACGATCTGGTGAGCTACAACGACCGCCACAACGAGGCCAACGGCGAGGACAACCGCGATGGCCATTCGCACAATCTTTCCAGCAACCACGGTGTGGAGGGCGACACCGATGATCCGGCGATCCTCTCGTTGCGTGCACGGCAGATGCGCAACCTGCTGGCCACGCTGCTGCTGTCGCAGGGCACGCCCATGCTGCTGGCCGGCGACGAGTTCGGCCATTCGCAGCAGGGCAACAACAACGCGTACTGCCAGGACAACCCGCTGAGCTGGATCGACTGGGAGCGTGCCTCGCAGCCGGCGGCGCAGGCGCAGGTGGCATTCGTGCGGCGTGCACTATCGCTGCGCCGGCGCTATGGCCTGCTGCGCAGGAACCGGTTCCTGCGCGGTGAATACGATGAAGCGCTGGGCCTGCGCGATATCGACTGGCGGCATCCGGACGGCCGCAGCATGGAGGAGGCGGACTGGCACGACCCCGAACTGCGCGCGCTGCTGATTGTGCTGGACGGTCGAAGCCCCGACAGCGGCCTGCGTGAGCCCGGGCGGCATGTCAGCCTCGCCCTGCTGTTGAATGCCGGAGACCAGCCGCAGCGGTTCCGCGTATCGGATCAGGCGCTGTCGTTCCGGCGCGTACTGCTGCAGACCGACGAGGCGCCGCTGGAGCAGGACGGCACCGGCGACTGGACCCTGCCGCCGCGCAGCCTGTGCCTGCTCGCGGCCAGCAGCGCCTGA
- a CDS encoding AzlD family protein, with amino-acid sequence MIQWSSLLTIVLMAAVTYLTRIIGFLALRNRTLGKRAVTVMEAAPGCVLISVIAPDFVADKPADLAALAITLLAATRLSMLPTVLIGVVSAGLLRHLLG; translated from the coding sequence ATGATCCAGTGGAGCTCGCTGCTCACCATCGTGCTGATGGCAGCCGTTACCTACCTCACCCGCATCATCGGCTTCCTGGCTCTGCGCAACCGCACCCTCGGCAAGCGTGCGGTGACGGTCATGGAGGCCGCGCCGGGCTGCGTGCTGATCTCGGTGATCGCCCCGGATTTCGTTGCCGACAAGCCCGCCGATCTGGCTGCGCTGGCCATCACCCTGCTGGCCGCCACCCGGCTGTCGATGCTGCCGACCGTGCTGATCGGCGTGGTCTCGGCCGGGTTGCTGCGCCATCTGCTGGGCTGA
- the treZ gene encoding malto-oligosyltrehalose trehalohydrolase — protein sequence MTTASPRLGAWRAAGEGVEFRVWAPDADTMTLCLQGALRPMQREPDGCHWLRTQASHGDRYRFRLPSGQDVPDPASRWQPDGVDGDSAVVLDTGRAQATWQGPAWQDLVICEVHIEAGGGLAALTAQLPMLAATGITAIELMPVAQFPGRRNWGYDGVFPYAPAHVYGGPAALKAFIDAAHDAGLSVLLDVVYNHFGPQGNPLRDYARAFFRDDRSTPWGEAIDFRQPWVRRFFIDNALMWLRDYGFDGLRLDAVHAIDDDRFLQQLADEVRAEVPHAHLVLENERNQARWLRGAYQGQWNDDFHNALHVMLTGEQEGYYAAYAGRADALLARCLAEGFAWQGEPDLGGHPRGEPSSDLSPARFVVFAQNHDQVGNRAFGERLSMLVDPARLRAALALTLLTPMIPLLFMGEPWQARSPFLFFTDYAPPLDEAVREGRRREFSGFSAFADAASRARIPDPNDPATLQVSYTPPPGDDPWSQQWLRCTGGFLALRRRYLQPGLLQARSLGARVLGEGAVQAGWQLPSGQWWIAINVGPRPVAHAVPAGERVVGPDVAGVLPAGGSVVACWVAA from the coding sequence ATGACCACAGCGTCGCCGCGTCTGGGCGCTTGGCGTGCGGCCGGTGAGGGGGTGGAGTTCCGTGTGTGGGCGCCGGACGCGGACACGATGACGCTGTGCCTGCAGGGCGCGCTGCGGCCGATGCAACGCGAGCCGGACGGTTGCCACTGGCTGCGGACACAGGCATCGCATGGCGACCGGTACCGGTTCCGCCTCCCTTCAGGCCAGGACGTGCCAGATCCGGCCTCGCGCTGGCAGCCGGACGGCGTCGATGGCGACAGCGCCGTGGTGCTGGACACCGGCAGGGCGCAGGCCACGTGGCAGGGGCCCGCCTGGCAGGACCTGGTCATCTGTGAGGTGCACATCGAGGCAGGCGGCGGCCTCGCTGCACTGACCGCGCAGCTGCCGATGCTGGCCGCAACGGGCATCACCGCCATCGAGCTGATGCCGGTTGCGCAGTTTCCCGGCCGGCGCAACTGGGGCTACGACGGTGTGTTCCCCTACGCACCGGCCCATGTCTACGGCGGGCCGGCAGCGCTGAAGGCTTTCATCGACGCGGCGCATGATGCCGGACTGTCGGTGCTGCTGGATGTGGTCTACAACCACTTCGGACCACAGGGCAACCCTCTGCGTGACTACGCGCGGGCGTTCTTCCGTGACGATCGCAGCACCCCCTGGGGTGAGGCGATCGACTTCCGCCAGCCCTGGGTGCGGCGCTTCTTCATCGACAATGCGCTGATGTGGTTGCGCGACTATGGCTTCGATGGGCTGCGCCTGGACGCGGTACACGCCATCGACGATGACCGCTTCCTGCAGCAGCTGGCCGATGAGGTGCGCGCGGAGGTGCCGCACGCGCACCTGGTGCTGGAGAACGAACGCAACCAGGCGCGGTGGCTGCGCGGTGCCTATCAGGGGCAATGGAACGACGACTTCCACAACGCGCTGCACGTGATGCTGACCGGCGAGCAGGAAGGCTATTACGCGGCCTACGCCGGTCGCGCCGACGCGCTGCTGGCCCGCTGCCTGGCAGAAGGATTCGCCTGGCAGGGTGAACCTGACCTGGGCGGCCATCCCCGCGGCGAACCCAGCAGCGACCTGTCGCCCGCGCGTTTCGTTGTATTCGCGCAGAACCACGACCAAGTGGGCAACCGTGCCTTCGGCGAGCGCCTGTCGATGCTGGTGGATCCGGCGCGGCTGCGCGCGGCACTGGCGCTGACCCTGCTGACGCCGATGATCCCGCTGCTGTTCATGGGTGAACCGTGGCAGGCGCGGTCGCCGTTCCTGTTCTTCACCGACTATGCGCCGCCGCTGGACGAGGCGGTGCGCGAGGGACGTCGCCGCGAGTTTTCCGGCTTCAGTGCCTTCGCCGATGCCGCCTCGCGTGCGCGTATTCCGGACCCGAACGATCCGGCCACCCTGCAGGTCTCGTACACGCCGCCGCCCGGCGATGATCCCTGGTCGCAGCAATGGCTGCGTTGCACAGGCGGGTTTTTGGCCCTGCGCAGACGCTATCTGCAGCCCGGCCTGCTGCAGGCCCGGTCGCTGGGTGCGCGGGTGCTTGGCGAGGGGGCGGTGCAGGCGGGTTGGCAGCTGCCATCGGGCCAATGGTGGATCGCGATCAATGTGGGCCCACGGCCCGTGGCGCATGCGGTGCCGGCCGGCGAGCGCGTTGTGGGTCCCGACGTTGCCGGTGTGCTGCCGGCAGGCGGCAGTGTTGTTGCGTGCTGGGTGGCGGCATGA
- the treY gene encoding malto-oligosyltrehalose synthase, with protein MTRLRATARLQVHAGFDLEAAAAQVPYYAALGVSHLYLSPIAAAVPGSSHGYDGIDPASINPQLGGEAAFRQLATAARSHGLGLILDIVPNHLAASPRSHWWSDVLMHGRRSRHAGWFDIDWEAPGCEGRLWLPVLDRPLHDAVRDGVLRVGVDDERPGLRHHGLVLPLSPRSHPLDAAQWPAWAERCNRSVERLQALLQRQHYRLAWWRTAGDQVNYRRFFDINELAALRVEREDVFEAVHALPLRLVREGWVDGLRIDHVDGLSSPGTYLQRLREAINAACAAGSRDPEAVTLHVEKILAEGEQLPEGWACDGTTGYDFMDQVGAWLHDPAAAPALARAWQAASGDTHDFEQIQQDARGMLLRQSLHTDFQRLLRSAQQVLQPRLAEADIGTAALARGLAALLRHYRTYRPYSLRDAGERKALVSAAAAARAALDGAGRAALDLLLQALPGQAPAESELRVRFGQLAAPLNAKSVEDTGFYRYFRLLSRNEVGSDPQRLGMQGRELLQHAARRLRRHPEALLALATHDHKRGSDSRARLAVLSTCTAEWRDAVRRWSRMAAKAGMPLPLPGAEAYALWQALVAAWPMQGAPGADFASRMADWLTKALREGKRISNWSDPDVAVEDAAAQWLHALLEGAPLLPVREALATFVARIAPAGACNGLAQLCLQHCLPGVPDLYQGGEGWDLSLVDPDNRRAVDYPARQAWLRDTRSWPALLQDWRDGGIKALLLRQLLDCRRRHPHLFLYGELQPLSAPARSPWLAFVRRHQMQVLLVIVQRGSPVAVPGPGLNVARGVATGPTLRGLPAGRMRNLLDGRIEHFNETADAARLLAGSPLAVWINEETGRDGQQGTTAAD; from the coding sequence ATGACGAGGTTGCGTGCCACCGCGCGCCTGCAGGTGCACGCAGGCTTTGACCTGGAAGCGGCCGCAGCGCAGGTGCCGTATTACGCCGCACTGGGCGTCAGTCACCTTTACCTGTCGCCGATCGCGGCTGCGGTCCCGGGGTCCTCACATGGCTACGATGGCATCGACCCGGCCAGCATCAATCCGCAGCTGGGCGGCGAAGCGGCCTTCCGCCAGCTGGCCACCGCGGCGCGCTCACACGGCCTGGGTCTGATCCTGGACATCGTGCCCAACCATCTGGCGGCATCCCCGCGCAGCCACTGGTGGAGCGATGTGCTGATGCACGGGCGTCGAAGCCGCCACGCAGGCTGGTTTGACATCGACTGGGAGGCGCCGGGCTGCGAAGGCCGGCTATGGTTGCCGGTGCTGGACCGGCCACTGCACGACGCCGTGCGCGACGGCGTACTGCGGGTGGGGGTGGACGATGAGCGGCCAGGGTTGCGCCATCATGGGCTGGTCCTGCCGTTGTCGCCGCGCAGTCATCCCCTGGACGCCGCGCAGTGGCCGGCGTGGGCCGAACGCTGCAACCGCAGCGTCGAGCGGTTGCAGGCACTGCTGCAGCGGCAGCACTACCGGCTGGCGTGGTGGCGCACGGCAGGCGATCAGGTGAACTACCGGCGCTTCTTCGATATCAACGAACTGGCCGCGCTGCGGGTGGAGCGCGAGGACGTGTTCGAAGCGGTGCATGCGCTGCCGTTGCGGCTGGTGCGTGAGGGCTGGGTGGATGGCCTGCGCATCGACCATGTGGATGGCCTGTCGTCGCCCGGCACCTATCTGCAGCGCCTGCGCGAAGCGATCAACGCTGCCTGCGCAGCCGGGAGCCGTGATCCGGAGGCGGTGACCCTGCACGTCGAGAAGATACTGGCCGAGGGCGAGCAGCTGCCCGAGGGGTGGGCCTGCGACGGGACCACCGGCTATGACTTCATGGACCAGGTCGGCGCGTGGCTGCACGATCCGGCAGCGGCGCCCGCGCTCGCGCGCGCCTGGCAGGCGGCGAGCGGCGACACGCACGACTTTGAACAGATACAGCAGGACGCGCGCGGGATGCTGCTGCGCCAGTCGCTTCACACCGACTTCCAGCGCCTGCTGCGCAGTGCGCAGCAGGTTCTGCAGCCCCGGCTGGCCGAGGCCGACATCGGTACGGCCGCCCTGGCGCGCGGGCTGGCCGCGCTGCTGCGGCACTACCGCACCTATCGCCCGTATTCGCTGCGTGACGCCGGTGAGCGGAAGGCATTGGTCTCCGCTGCTGCCGCCGCGCGAGCCGCGCTGGACGGTGCCGGACGGGCGGCACTGGACCTGCTGCTGCAGGCACTTCCCGGCCAGGCACCGGCTGAAAGCGAGCTGCGCGTGCGCTTCGGGCAGTTGGCCGCGCCGTTGAACGCCAAGTCGGTGGAGGATACCGGCTTCTATCGTTACTTCAGACTGCTCTCACGCAACGAAGTCGGCAGTGATCCGCAGCGGCTGGGCATGCAGGGACGCGAGCTGCTGCAGCATGCAGCGCGGCGCCTGCGACGCCATCCCGAGGCACTGCTTGCGCTGGCGACCCACGATCACAAGCGGGGCAGCGACAGCCGGGCGCGGCTGGCGGTGCTCAGCACCTGCACGGCGGAGTGGCGGGATGCTGTACGGCGCTGGAGCCGGATGGCCGCCAAGGCCGGCATGCCGCTGCCGTTGCCGGGCGCCGAGGCGTATGCGCTGTGGCAGGCGCTGGTGGCGGCGTGGCCGATGCAGGGCGCCCCCGGTGCCGACTTCGCATCGAGGATGGCGGACTGGCTGACCAAGGCCCTGCGCGAGGGCAAACGGATCAGCAACTGGTCCGATCCCGATGTGGCAGTGGAGGACGCCGCCGCGCAGTGGCTGCACGCGCTGCTGGAGGGAGCACCCTTGCTGCCGGTGCGCGAGGCGCTGGCGACCTTCGTGGCCCGCATCGCGCCGGCGGGCGCCTGCAATGGATTGGCACAGCTGTGCCTGCAGCACTGCCTGCCCGGTGTGCCTGACCTCTATCAAGGCGGCGAAGGCTGGGACCTGAGCCTGGTGGACCCGGACAACCGCCGGGCCGTGGACTATCCGGCGCGGCAGGCATGGCTGCGGGACACGCGCTCCTGGCCCGCGCTGCTGCAGGACTGGCGGGACGGCGGCATCAAGGCATTGCTGCTGCGGCAGCTGCTGGATTGCCGCCGCAGGCACCCGCACCTTTTCCTGTACGGCGAGCTGCAGCCGCTGTCCGCGCCGGCGCGCTCGCCCTGGCTGGCGTTCGTGCGCAGGCACCAGATGCAGGTACTGCTGGTGATCGTGCAGCGCGGCTCGCCCGTCGCCGTGCCCGGGCCCGGCCTGAACGTTGCGCGTGGCGTCGCCACCGGCCCAACGCTGCGCGGCCTTCCGGCAGGACGCATGCGCAACCTCCTGGACGGACGCATCGAACATTTCAATGAAACCGCGGATGCAGCACGGCTTCTGGCTGGCAGCCCGCTGGCGGTATGGATCAACGAGGAGACGGGTAGGGATGGACAGCAGGGAACGACGGCAGCGGATTGA
- a CDS encoding AzlC family ABC transporter permease: MDAQPSLLPPDAPCHVTPRAEFLRGLRAAVPVMIGFVPFALVLGAQAAQKGLSALEVPLMTGLNFAGGSEFAAIELWTSPPHIALIVAITALVNSRHLLMGASLAPLLQHLPRRRTLPALFFMCDESWALGVADARRRMHGFSLAYYLGTSAGLYGVWVTCTTLGAIAGPLLGDIHAYGFDMAFPAVFLVLLRGMWQGLRAARPWLVSLLVAAGTHLLVPGAWYVASGALAGLVAAWLLAEDAA, encoded by the coding sequence ATGGACGCCCAACCCTCCCTCCTTCCGCCTGACGCCCCCTGCCACGTCACGCCCCGCGCCGAGTTCCTGCGCGGCCTGCGCGCTGCCGTGCCGGTGATGATCGGCTTCGTTCCCTTCGCCCTGGTGCTCGGTGCACAGGCTGCGCAGAAGGGCCTGTCGGCGCTTGAAGTACCGCTCATGACCGGGCTCAACTTCGCCGGCGGCTCGGAGTTCGCCGCCATCGAGCTGTGGACGTCACCTCCGCACATCGCGCTCATCGTAGCGATCACCGCGCTGGTCAACAGTCGCCATCTGTTGATGGGGGCCAGCCTGGCACCGCTGCTGCAGCACCTGCCACGCCGTCGCACGCTGCCGGCGTTGTTCTTCATGTGTGACGAAAGCTGGGCCCTGGGTGTCGCCGACGCGCGGCGGCGCATGCACGGTTTCAGCCTCGCCTACTACCTGGGCACCTCGGCCGGCCTGTATGGGGTCTGGGTGACCTGCACGACGCTGGGGGCGATCGCGGGCCCGCTGCTGGGCGACATCCATGCCTATGGATTCGACATGGCCTTCCCCGCAGTGTTCCTGGTGCTGCTGCGTGGCATGTGGCAGGGCCTGCGCGCAGCGCGGCCCTGGCTGGTCAGCCTGCTGGTGGCCGCAGGCACCCATCTGCTGGTTCCGGGCGCCTGGTACGTCGCCAGCGGTGCGCTGGCCGGGCTGGTGGCCGCCTGGCTGCTGGCGGAGGACGCGGCATGA
- a CDS encoding TonB-dependent receptor, which translates to MFNVRGLDGRHAVRTWRVAIAAWLLLAFVATAEDDVRAYDIPAQPLEQAVERFSVSSGWSVMYAGELAAGRRSYPLHASLPPLQALQTLLQETGVEAEVIGAQRVVLRLGAQPERAAGPVGLLPESERSRRFGGLQQRLRDAFCDDPLLAPGRYAATLRFRITAEGHVDDAELLVGSGDARRDRRLLLAIGRLAPSIDAAALPQPVTLQIQPSRADHDCGRRQPLP; encoded by the coding sequence GTGTTCAACGTCAGGGGGCTGGATGGACGCCACGCGGTCAGAACATGGAGAGTGGCCATCGCTGCGTGGCTGCTGCTCGCCTTCGTCGCCACGGCCGAGGACGACGTCCGTGCCTACGACATTCCGGCGCAGCCGCTGGAGCAGGCAGTGGAGCGCTTCAGCGTCAGCAGCGGGTGGTCGGTGATGTACGCCGGCGAACTCGCTGCCGGTCGGCGCAGTTACCCGTTGCACGCCAGCCTGCCGCCGCTGCAGGCGCTGCAGACCCTGCTGCAGGAGACCGGCGTCGAAGCCGAGGTGATCGGCGCGCAGCGCGTGGTGCTTCGGCTGGGCGCGCAACCCGAACGCGCAGCCGGTCCCGTCGGCCTGCTACCGGAATCCGAGCGCAGCCGTCGTTTTGGCGGGCTGCAGCAGCGGCTGCGCGACGCGTTCTGTGACGACCCCCTGCTCGCACCGGGCCGCTACGCGGCGACGCTGCGTTTCCGCATCACCGCCGAGGGCCATGTCGACGATGCCGAACTGCTCGTCGGCAGCGGCGACGCCCGGCGCGATCGGCGCCTGCTGCTGGCTATCGGCAGGCTGGCGCCGTCCATCGACGCCGCCGCGTTGCCGCAGCCGGTGACGCTGCAGATCCAGCCCTCCCGTGCCGACCACGACTGCGGCCGGCGGCAGCCCCTTCCATGA